CTCAGTAAAAGGTCATACCCTGTTCTAATGCTGTTGAAcactgaattttacatttttaatcccAATATACACACACTATACAAAACAGAGGCACTTCACAAGCAATACACGTTGTTTACAGATGTGACAGGACATTATGTTccataaaattcacatttttcattctgtaggaagaagaaagaaatcagtAAATAGCTTTACCAGCtagtatttttttatcattattattttaatgtttatttcaatGCTTTAGTTCACTGTGGAGTTGGTCTGTGACaacatttcttgtttctttctatTAAAGTTTCTGAAGTAGTTTGTAAAGATTTTGAAATCGTGTTTGATATGTCTGGGTTCATTTTTATCTCACATGGGTTAAACTCAAGGATAGCTCGGTTTCCTGCAACACTACTctcaagcaaaagaaaaacagcacagataatgggtttttgacttttaacattatgattttgtttctctgcagcatgCTGGACGCTTTTATGAGGAACTTCCAAACACAGCTGACTACGTGAGCTACAGACTTGCCTGTAACAAGGAGGATTATCCAGAACCCTACTCCCCACCGATCAACCCCCCTCTTTCATTTCTACCCCAGCAACCCTACCACCCTTCACAAACGATGCCTGTTTTGGGCACCAGCAGTGCCAGCACCCCgtcaaaaaacacttttgctccacagacacacaccacAGCCATCTTTAAATACCCGTCTGTGCCAGGTTTGTCATCTCCTCCGCCTGGAGTGGGGCCATATACTTTCCCCAAAGAGCAGTATGTCTGAAGCGGCATCATGTCACAAGCCCAAACTTCTTGAACCTGAACATATATCTTTAGGAAAGGTTTGGTGAACCTTATTTGAAGCTAGATGGACTATCAGGCAGGAGATTTGCACTATGGACATCTGAGGacactgaacattttgttgctggacTTTCGTAATGTCCTCACTCTTGCTATGTCTTTCTTTGTCTTAATTTAATGTTCAAAGGGAATCTTGTGCTCCATACTCAACGTTTAGGCTAGAAATTGCCTGTTTGAATGAACaatgttaagaaaaatgtatttaatccaGATGAAAGGATTACCTTGATGTTGTTTACTCTCCTTACTTTATCCACATTAACatggtttttataaaaaaaggaagaaaaagaaaaacatttatcatcAATTTACATCAATTCCTGTGTTTTCTGATGACGCACTGTTTTCCTGTTGTATTTAGATACAATCCTTTTATGTAAGGTCTTGGCATTGTCTCCTGGTCTCCCATACTTCTGTACTtgtattttgtatcttttatgGTTTGTTCTTTgtaatgaagagaaaaaaaaatctttatattcCAAGGGAGTTTATGAAAGTGATGGTCTATTGTTGATATCTGGTGTTGTTGGATGAATGTTGAAAAgtttagcaaataaataaaaatgatcacatGAACAATTTATGGCTTTTGTTTTAGGTGTCGTTTTGGACattatgcaacttttttttactaaacaatCAACTCAAAAAGCATTTTCCTCCAAATCCTTTCTTTAGACAGAAACACATTCTTTTATCATTTTGGTGTTGGCATGTTCTCCTCATGCATGTAAGGGTTATCTCTGGGTATGACTTGGCCCTATGTGTGTGAGAATTCGACCGAGCCGGAAACTCATTTCAGTCTTTTGCATGCATGCCGGGTCTTATCCTTTTTCAGAGTAATACAATCATCAAATGTGTCAACATGCTGTTCAAGCTTGAACAATGTTGTTTAATTGTTGACAGAAACTCAGTGGAGGGCCTTGAGGCCTAATAAGATTGTAGCTGCAGAGTTACTGCGTAAAGAGAATACGGGTTCCTTTTCTGTCTGATTGGGAAACTAGAGAGCCTAGATAATTCTCTGCTTATTTTATAGCGcagattattaataataattgtgttcaactttttaaactaccAGGCTGTTTTGCTGCATTTATCTTTAACTTTTTTCCTTAGAATATTGATGTGATCATGGTCAGTTTTTTTGCAGACGGACGGTTTTTTGAACGGTTGGACGTTCAAAAACGGCCTTGGAAGACTATCAGAGGGTTCTGTGTAAAAACGTCAAACTAGGTGTGAATCCTTAAAGAATGTgccttttcagatgtttaattCATGTTTGCATGCCTTTATGAAATAGGTTTTGATCCAGTTTGAATTCCAAATTATTCAGGTAAAACTTTGAATGTTCGCCCCAAACAGCCCTGCTTGTGTTAGGTAATGTGCAGGTATGTGCATTTATGCatgagtatgtgtgtgtggaagtCTGAGCCGTTCACCCATGCAAATGTCTTGCATAATAGATGAGTTTGTGATCCCCGTGTTATCCTAACcctgaaggaaaagaaaggaggaaagacgggcagagaaaacaaaaaccaagacTGGACAAGGCAAAATCAAGTTTTTAAATTGAGTCCTTGTGCCTTCAGCCATCATGAAGAATCATTTGGACTGGAGAGACAAAGAAACACAGTTCTAGTGCAGAAAGGATGTACTAGAAAggggattttctttttggtgtttGTAAGCTTCAACCTTCAATGTCTTCCCCATTTTTTGGATTAAACTTCTTGCTGGACTAAGAATCATCATGCTACAATGGTGGCCCGAGTGCTAGAGCTGGaatttgtatttctttcaaCAAGTTTATTAGTTTTAGCAACATGCGGTAAGggttttatctatttatatatcTGTCTCTGTCATGTAATTTCACAACTGCAATAGATCAGTTCTGTTTAAGTTCATATGTTATTCTCTTTTAGTTTACTCATGGCTGAAAAATAATACCATGGTACACATTTTTAGTGTAGGGAACAAAAAGCAATGCTAAATACATTTAGCATATACAGAGTTTCAAACCTATATATAAgcttatatatacagtatgtaaaacaaaactttgtgtgtgtatgtgcaatCAATCCTGGCTTCAGCTGAACATAGGCAAGGCACATGACACCTCCATCTTTGTTTCCTtcacacaaacgcacacatTTTACCTACAAAACATGGTGTCATTTCTCTCCTTCAGCCCTTCAGATAAATCACACTGGAGAGGTGGTGTATCAGGATGCCAGTGTGTATGGGGTGGTGGACAAAGCTGTGGTTCTCAAATGTGGAGCAGCGTTACCTGATTTATACATATGGAGCTTCACTGAGCCAGGCACTGATGCCATCAAAGCAGTGCTCTACGATTTGGGGAAAGGACCGAGGATCCAGAAGTTAGCTATGATGGTTGGACCAGTGACAATCCTCCCAAACACGGCATCAATAAGCATCGAGAAACTGCCTCTGGCTGCACATGGTTTGTTCACTTGTCAGGCTTTCTATGACATTGAACATGAGCCTATAGTTTACTACTACTACGTACATCTGACTGTCCAAGGTAAGAGTCCCACCTGTAGGTATGACTATGGTTAGAAGGGTACCCTATTACAATAAAGGGATGTCATAGTTGAACACTGGGATAACCTCTGAGAACAGACAAAGTATGCAACAGAGGTGACAGATGAAAACCACATTTAgtaaaaatcatacattttgAACCCCCAACCTGGGAAAATTTGAACAAATTCCAGGAACAATACTTGAGATTAGCTTTTGAGATTAGCAGCTAAAATGGCAATCAGAACCCCTGATCTCCAGTGTCTTTTCTGGTAAACCTCGAGCTTCAGAAAAAACATGGCAGCCATTTATCCCAATCACTGTCTAAGCAAAGGCAACTTGTAGTACAAATGCCCCTTCCAACAAGAAACCAGTTTCATGTTTCCCCGCTGAGGGTATTGAAAGGTTTAAGTTGACGTCATCAAACACAATCAAGCAATGAAGGCCCGGTTCTGGTAGCGATCAATGGGTCATTCCATGTGAAATGAGTTTGGGTTGTTTAGTGTAGACAGTGCTAgcatattaacattttaacgAAGGGACTGAGTCATGACATGAGCCTTTTCAGGAGCATTCAAGTAGATTGTAGTCAATTTGTAATAACAGATTTGATCAGGTGAAtgattttgaacaaaatcatGATTAATTTCAGCAATCCACCTGctacatttttccaaaaaggTTTAGACAGTAAGATCTTTAGATTTGTGTGTCTAGTGTTCCCATTGGCAAAAAACACAGAGTTAGCACCAAAGGCACAATGTCTGATACCAAAACATTTAACTACAATGTACTAAACAAAAGGAGAAACGTCAAGCTAGCTGCTCCAAATCCATTGATGATGTTTCCTACAAgttatttagaaatgaaaaattcAGGTTAAAACAACTCtgtataaaacttaaaaatttaattgaCAGTGTTGCACTTCTAAAACATCACTGCCTTCTGTGATTATGTTTCCGATACAGTTCCTGTCAGTAAGCCGTATCTCGTGATGAGTGAAGCATCTCCAATCGAAGGATCTTCAATGTGGATGAACTGCAGTGTTGAAAATGGTTCTGAACCGCTTCAGTACAAGTGGCAACATGAAActctcaataaaaacatttctgacttaTCACAGAACAGCAGCATCATCACTGTGACCAGAATCAGCAGAAACTACACTGGCTGGTACCACTGTGAAGTCAGCAATGCCGTCAACAATGAGACCTCTGACCGATTGTTGATAAATGTCACATGTAAGAATTTTGGATTTTCCTATTAGGTGCAGATTagatgcagataaaaaaaaaaattgcatcaaAATGCTTTCCTCCTGTTTGTTGCTccactttaactttttctctACTGTGAcggttttttaaaataaaaataaagcatctTTGTTCTGAGTAGGCTGTCGATCTCTGACCTACATTTTGACACTCTGCTCATATTGTTTGTCTTCAGATGGTCCGGATGAACCTCAGATAAATGTGATTCCATTCCGTATAACAAAGCATGGATACTCTGCTCTGGAGAATGAGACTGTTTCCATGTACTGTGAAGCCCAGTCCAATCCAGGCAGTCAGTACATCTGGTTTTACAATGATTCAAAAATGTACACAAGACCACTCCTCACTATCAACAAGATCCTCCGAAGCCACACTGGCAACTACACCTGCATGGCCCAGAACTCCCACCTCCACACCCAGTCCAGTAAAACCCTCAGCCTGACTGTTTACTGTGAGTGTGACCTTTGACCggaacatttaatttaatcatcACTTTCCCACATTAATCTTTGTTGTCAGTCTCAAGTTCTTCCATGTTAGAAAATTTCATTTCCAACATCTTGAAAAATATAACCATACACACAAACATCTTAATTTAAGCTCTAATTCattgcaaatttattgataACACACGTTTTTTGGTCCTGCAGACCCTCCAGATGGCTCCCCCGTGTGCTCTGTGGAGTCTGCACTCAACCACACTGCTCTCAGGCTCCTCTGCTCCTGGCTCGGAGGATTTCCCTCCCCGTCCCTCAACTGGACCGGAGACCCAACACAGGCAGGACAAAAACAGGTCGACACAGGGCAACAACCTCGTCTGACTACCAACGTCATGATGCTCCCGTCTGAGAAGCTGAATCGTAACAGCAGCTTGTTCACATGCGTCGGCTCCCATCCTGCTCTACGACAACCTACAGAGTGCAGCACGCATACCTGTGAGAACCAGAATAAGAACATTAAATCTCTCATAACTAACTGGACAGAAAACTTGCACATTtcacctctttttttcttcacaccAGATATCCCTCCCTCAGAACCGCTGTGTTTCACCAACGTGACCAATGATAGGCAGTATTTGATGGTGTCCTGCGCCTGGAATGGAGGGCTACCCAAAGCACTGTTGTGGTGGGAAGGACCAGGAAACCAAAGCAAGGACGCACAAGAAGACTCAAACATCCTGGTCCTTCCTTATGGGACTGCCCACAGTGGGAAACCCTACACCTGCTATGCCAAACACCCACTTCTGACTGCAGCAAAGACCTGCAGAATCACACTAGGTCAGTGCTCATCTTCGCTGTGCAGAACAATCAATTATTATTACTTCCAATGAATTTAGAAATATGCAGAGACACCTGCAATGCATAAATTAAGTGACAGTtatctttttgtaaaaaaatttttatggTTTCATTACATGCAACATGCtaattgtctttaaaaaaaacaaaaaccataagATTGCTTTTGTCCCTAAAATTCATCACTCAAGAACAAGCATTTGGTCGTAATTAGTACCAGTCTGATgcttaaataaatcatttatcaTTTGGTTCTGAACACCTTTCTTACTGAAGACACAGACTAAACTTacatttttccagcagaaatgcagaaaaagttATTCTCCTGCTTCATACACTAAGCAGGAGtgttcaaaatgttcaaagcaATTTTATGATGCTTTGAACATCATAAAATTGAATGAATTGTGTTTTAGCTGCTGCTTCTCATGTACCTGTCAAGATTTGAACGCAGTATACAAAGCAGGTTGCATGACAGAGTTAAAAGAAGCTTAAGCAGCCAATCCAGCCAACCTGATTGGAAATGCCAACCTGACCCCAGGTGTCAGAATCCTTGAGTGAATGTACTGTAGAATAGCTCAGTAATGCAATTTCTAGTTTCACACACACcatgaataaaaacacttcaTTTAGTGAACACTATCTTATCTTCTGTCTCCCTACATCTGCGATTCCTTTTCTTTGTAGTCTCCGTTAGTAAGCCGTTCCTCCTGATGAGCAACGCGTCCCCGAAGGAAGGCTCTTCTATCTGGATGCACTGCAACATTGAAAATGGGACTAAGCCAATACATTACATGTGGCAGCATCAACTGTATAATGAAAACTTCACAACGTTTGCACAGGGCAACACCAGCTTCATTAATATCACAGACATTGTCCGCAACCAGACTGGCTGGTACCGCTGCGCTGCAGGAAACGCCGTCAACAGAGAGAGCTCAGAAAGGTTATGGCTCAACGTCACGTGTAAGTAGTAAAGGATCCACTAAATTAATTCCCTGTGCTCTgcattttgtgttaaatattcaaaatttggggcgtgctgtggtggcgcagggggttagcacgccccacgtttggaggccttagtcctcgacacggacgtcgcgggttcgactcccggtcccgacgacctttaccgcatgtcttcccccctctcctcaccctccttcctgtctgcctactgtacaaaaaatacgagccactagcgccgcagaaactcttcggagaaaaaaaaaaaaaaattcaaaatttgcCTTATTTGCTTTGCACTACACAACTTAATTAATAGCTACCCTCTATATAATTTGATATTAGCATAAATGAGGCTACCTTGTTAAGGCCTCAGAGAAATGgaggcttttcttcagcagggacagaaaAACTAGTCAGAACGAACTAAAAACAGGACAGTCATGGAAGGAAACCTAATGGAGGCTGCAAAAAGATTTGGGACTGGGTTCACCTTCCAGAAGGACAAAAACACTTCACAAGTTAAAACTGTGTGAACCTGCAGCTGTAAATGCAGAAAATGGTGGTGCCACATGAGATCAACTGTTTACAAATGCACAtttcacttttcagatatttgattgcaaaaaaagaaaatgtctaattttccttccaccttaATATTATGCACTGCTTCGttttgacaacttgacattaaccaagaaattatggtctgacataaatttgttataaaattattactgattaaactttaaaaattatgtagctttatgttattaaagctaaagtttaatcagtaatacgtttataacaaatttatgtcagatcatgatttcttggttaatgtcaagttgtcataacaaagacattttgaataatgtcaactttgtattaaaagtgtcatgatttaccaaatgacactttatgacaacagtcataaatattcatgaagacttagtCATGTTCTTGACAGgcgttatgtcatgtttatgacggtgtcatgacagttttattcacaacctgtcaaataaagtgttaccccaaagggaaaaaaagcatctttGGGTGATTAATGAGGCATTGCCAACTTAACAGCCCCCCCATTCTAAAGAAAGATGATTGACAGCATTGATCTAGACAATGTTCATGTTATTTCTGCTCAGTTGGTCCAGATGTTCCTCAGA
This region of Xiphophorus hellerii strain 12219 chromosome 11, Xiphophorus_hellerii-4.1, whole genome shotgun sequence genomic DNA includes:
- the LOC116728818 gene encoding V-set and immunoglobulin domain-containing protein 10-like 2 → MYCEAQSNPGSQYIWFYNDSKMYTRPLLTINKILRSHTGNYTCMAQNSHLHTQSSKTLSLTVYYPPDGSPVCSVESALNHTALRLLCSWLGGFPSPSLNWTGDPTQAGQKQVDTGQQPRLTTNVMMLPSEKLNRNSSLFTCVGSHPALRQPTECSTHTYIPPSEPLCFTNVTNDRQYLMVSCAWNGGLPKALLWWEGPGNQSKDAQEDSNILVLPYGTAHSGKPYTCYAKHPLLTAAKTCRITLVSVSKPFLLMSNASPKEGSSIWMHCNIENGTKPIHYMWQHQLYNENFTTFAQGNTSFINITDIVRNQTGWYRCAAGNAVNRESSERLWLNVTFGPDVPQIDVAPSSVVQRGYAALENETVSLTCRVQSNPAGQYVWFHNDSEVYSGPQLIITKILRLHTGGYTCAP